A stretch of DNA from Candidatus Methylomirabilota bacterium:
GACGAGCCGCAGGCGTGGCAGTTCGAGCTGAAGGGCGTAGCCCTGAGGCGAGAGCTGAGTAGATCAGTGGCGAGGCGAGGGCTGAGATGGACAGGGGGGCGAGGCCTTATAACCCGCGGTATCCTGATGTCGATTCCCGCCCGGCCCGTTCGTCTACTCCTCGGACGACATGAACGGGCCGGGGCCGGCCGGCGTCCGGGCGAGCAAACGCCCCGCGAAACCACACAGGAGGCTCTCATGGCGAAGTTTCTGATACTGGCGCGCGGCACGGGCGAGGCGTACAAGAATTTGAGCCCACAGGAGATGCAGCAGGTGATCCAGAAGTACATGGCGTGGAGCGAGGAGATGCGCACGTCGGGGCGTCTCCTCCATGGCGAGAAGCTGCGGGACGGGGGGCGCGTGGTGCGAGGCGTCAATGGTAAGGTCACCGTCACCGACGGCCCCTTCGCCGAGTCGAAGGAGATCCTGGGCGGCTTCTGGATGGTCGAGGCGGCGAGCTACGAGCAGATCCAGCGCGATCTCGCCAACCATCCGCATCTGAGGGCGGGCAGCCTCGAGGTGCGCGAGATCGAGGACATGAGCAAGAGAGGCTGAGCCACGCGTGGAGCCCGCGGCGCCGTCCGAGGTCGACGCGCTCGTCGAGCACCTGTTCCGCCACAGCGCGGGACGCATGGTCTCCTCGCTCGCGCGCCGCCTCGGTCCGGCCCGGCTGGACCTGGCGGAGGAGGCGGTGCAGGACGCCCTCGTCCGCGCGCTCCACACGTGGCCCTATGGCGGCGTTCCCGTCGAGCCGGGCGCCTGGCTCTTCCAGGTCGCCAGGCACCGTGCCCTCGATCTGCTCCGTCGCGAGGCCTCGCTCCGCGGCAAGATCGAGCTTCTCGAGGGCGAGCCGAGTCCCGCCCTGGGCTTGGACGCGGCGGAGGACGACGCCGTGGGCGACGACGAGCTGGCCATGATGTTCATGTGCTGCCACCCGTTGCTGCCGCGGCCCGCTCGCATCGCCCTCACGCTCAAGACGGTTGGCGGCTTCAGCGTCGCGGAGATTGCCGCGGCCTTCCTGGCCGAGCCTGCCGCCATTGCTCAGCGCCTGGTGCGGGCCAAGCGCCAGATTCGCGAGGAGGACATCCCGATCGAGATCCCGCGTCACGACGAGATCGACGCGCGGCTCGAGAGCGTGCTCGACGTCCTCTACCTGTTCTTCAACGAGGGGTATAGCGTTCACGGCGGAGAGAATCTCGTGCGCGCCGAGCTCTGCGGCGAGGCGATACGGCTGGCGGGGATCCTCGCGGGCAATCGCCGCACGGATCTTCCCCCCGTGCACGCCCTGCTGGCCCTGATGCTGCTTCAGGCGAGCCGTCTGCCCGCGCGGGTGGACGAGGCCGGCGACTTGCTCCTGCTCTCGGAGCAGGATCGCGCGCGCTGGGACCGGGGCCTGATCGCGAAGGGTCTCCGTCATCTGGATCTCGCCGCCTCCGGCAGCACCATGACGGCGTACCACGTCGAGGCGGCGATCGCGGCCTGTCATGCCGTGGCCCGCGACGAGACCTCGACGGACTGGACCTATGTGCTTCGTCTTTACGGAGAGCTTCTGGCCCTCAAGCCTTCGCCCGTGGTCGAGCTCAACCGAGCCATCGCGCTGGCCATGGTCGAAGGCCCCACGGCCGGGATCCGTGCCATCGAAGGCATCCAGACGCATCCGGCCCTTGCGCGCTACTCCCTACTGCCGGCGGCCCTGGGCGCGCTCTGGCTCCGCGCCGGCGATGCCACGCGCGCCGCCGGCTACTACCGCGAGGCCCTGGCCCGCCCGTCGTCCGCGCCCGAGCGCCGCTTCCTGGAGAAACAGCTCGAGCGCTGCGCCGCGCGCTAACAGAGCGCCCATGATTACGATGTCACCACACGGGCTCGACTTCTACAGGCGGCCCGCGACGATGACGTCCGGTGGAAGACACGCGCGCATGCTCGATACGGTGCCGCGCGATCTGGCCGCAATGGCCCGTGTCGTGCAGGGCCTGTTGCTGCATGAGCACTGGGCGCCCGCCTATGGGGTGACGCTGTCGGACGAGCGGAGACGCGAGTCCCATATCCGTCCGGCTTCGCTGATGCTGGATCGTCTGCTCGCGGATGGCGGCCGGCCGATCTCGGTCGCTCGGCCGGTCGAGGCGCGACTCATCGGTGTCTGCCGCCATTTCACCGTACTGCTCGTCGCCATGCTGCGTGCCCAGGGGGTTCCCGCCCGCGCCCGTTGCGGCTTCGGCTCCTATTTCAATCCCGGTCGCTTCGAGGATCACTGGGTCTGCGAATACTGGGATGCCGCGGACGGGCGCTGGACTCTCGTCGATGCGCAGATCGACGACGTGCAACGGGCAAAGCTGAAGCTCGATTTTGACCTGCTCGACGTGCCGCGCGACCGCTTCGTGATCGCGGGCGATGCCTGGGCCCGCTGCCGCGCCGGTGAGGGCGATCCATCGGCGTTCGGGATTTTCGACATGCGCGGGCTCTGGTTCATCGCGGGGAACGTGATGCGCGACCTCGCGGCGCTCAACAACATGGAGATGCTGCCCTGGGACATCTGGGGCGCGATGAGCCGCCCCAGCGAGCCAGTGGGAGACGACCGCCTTGCTCTGTTCGACCGGCTCTCCACGGTCACCAGCGCGCCCGATGCCGCATTTACCGAGCTGCGCGGGCTCTACGAGGGCGACAAAGACCTACGCGTGCCGGGGACCGTCTTCAATGCGGTGCTGAACCGCCAGGAAGCGATTTGAAAAAGCTGCAGCGCAGTGACGTGCGCTAGAACTCGATCGTCCGGGTGACGGGGTGGGCGCCGATCTCGCCGCCCATCCACCCGGGGACCACCGCCGAGAAGCGTCCTGCCGTGCCTCCCGCGACGACTATCGTGATCTCCTCCACGGACGGGAACTTAGGGACGAGCGCGTCTGGATCTGCGCCCGAGGCATTCTTC
This window harbors:
- a CDS encoding YciI family protein; the protein is MAKFLILARGTGEAYKNLSPQEMQQVIQKYMAWSEEMRTSGRLLHGEKLRDGGRVVRGVNGKVTVTDGPFAESKEILGGFWMVEAASYEQIQRDLANHPHLRAGSLEVREIEDMSKRG
- a CDS encoding DUF6596 domain-containing protein, yielding MEPAAPSEVDALVEHLFRHSAGRMVSSLARRLGPARLDLAEEAVQDALVRALHTWPYGGVPVEPGAWLFQVARHRALDLLRREASLRGKIELLEGEPSPALGLDAAEDDAVGDDELAMMFMCCHPLLPRPARIALTLKTVGGFSVAEIAAAFLAEPAAIAQRLVRAKRQIREEDIPIEIPRHDEIDARLESVLDVLYLFFNEGYSVHGGENLVRAELCGEAIRLAGILAGNRRTDLPPVHALLALMLLQASRLPARVDEAGDLLLLSEQDRARWDRGLIAKGLRHLDLAASGSTMTAYHVEAAIAACHAVARDETSTDWTYVLRLYGELLALKPSPVVELNRAIALAMVEGPTAGIRAIEGIQTHPALARYSLLPAALGALWLRAGDATRAAGYYREALARPSSAPERRFLEKQLERCAAR
- a CDS encoding transglutaminase-like domain-containing protein, which encodes MLDTVPRDLAAMARVVQGLLLHEHWAPAYGVTLSDERRRESHIRPASLMLDRLLADGGRPISVARPVEARLIGVCRHFTVLLVAMLRAQGVPARARCGFGSYFNPGRFEDHWVCEYWDAADGRWTLVDAQIDDVQRAKLKLDFDLLDVPRDRFVIAGDAWARCRAGEGDPSAFGIFDMRGLWFIAGNVMRDLAALNNMEMLPWDIWGAMSRPSEPVGDDRLALFDRLSTVTSAPDAAFTELRGLYEGDKDLRVPGTVFNAVLNRQEAI